A single Thermaerobacter sp. FW80 DNA region contains:
- a CDS encoding MerR family transcriptional regulator gives MAVAERLTGLTQRQIRYYEARGLIRLARGPSGQRLLTAEDIRQLRRIRWLLQQGHNVHTMRVLLGAGDALGAGGDRHGGRVDGPGCRRPLGVAQASGGPATGNRWSEGPGR, from the coding sequence ATGGCCGTCGCGGAGCGGCTGACGGGTTTGACCCAGCGCCAGATCCGGTACTACGAGGCCCGGGGCCTGATCCGCCTGGCCCGCGGCCCGTCCGGGCAGCGCCTGCTGACGGCCGAGGACATCCGGCAGCTGCGGCGCATCCGCTGGCTCCTGCAGCAGGGGCACAACGTCCACACCATGCGCGTCTTGCTGGGCGCAGGGGATGCCCTGGGCGCAGGGGGGGATCGACACGGAGGGCGGGTCGACGGTCCCGGATGCCGACGCCCGCTCGGGGTGGCCCAGGCCAGCGGGGGACCGGCCACCGGCAACCGCTGGAGCGAGGGACCGGGCCGGTGA